A single window of Methanothermobacter marburgensis str. Marburg DNA harbors:
- a CDS encoding PKD domain-containing protein produces MRYGKLMLAAFIILSLTALPLSEAHILIVADSLSDSSCMYDEAKKVATTLKNRGYQVVELYKGNATVKNILKGMYGADAVIYAGHGGYMSGNYDCRGGYASPPFSLVASDGYIWGAGDMVQVNGQTFYLPFKEGIPVILLHACFSTGWVEDYEVKNPIETIYHFSRMFTGSGANYYATAWDGAEIIYDFLNGSRNFYEANQKNFEVINKSTVYNGTTIWRNDHGYAAFVGDWNGTFPGASNTTPYDDAAAEEWYRTKVKPNFTGSKPVADFTYTYCGSTSLRAFTFRSTAYDPDNDTITLKWNFGDGSTAACEEVTHTYARDGYYTVSLTATDSNGLISVKKKTITVGNPKPDLVVTGTRKSGSTLYIYVKNQGTAAARNFYTRVWYGSYSTKNYKQVYTGTLNPGATVTLKTYYRYSRGTVKADYYNKVSEKSETNNIRKF; encoded by the coding sequence ATGAGATATGGAAAACTCATGCTCGCTGCATTCATAATATTATCACTCACTGCATTACCCCTATCAGAGGCCCACATACTCATAGTTGCAGACAGCCTCTCAGATAGCAGCTGCATGTATGATGAGGCAAAGAAGGTTGCAACAACCCTCAAGAACAGGGGCTACCAGGTAGTTGAACTCTACAAGGGAAATGCAACCGTTAAGAACATACTCAAGGGCATGTACGGTGCAGATGCTGTGATATACGCGGGCCACGGAGGATACATGTCAGGGAACTATGACTGCCGTGGGGGATATGCCAGCCCACCATTCTCACTGGTTGCAAGTGACGGCTACATATGGGGTGCAGGGGATATGGTGCAGGTCAATGGACAGACCTTTTACCTGCCCTTCAAGGAAGGAATACCCGTAATATTACTACACGCATGCTTCTCAACCGGATGGGTTGAGGATTATGAGGTTAAGAACCCCATAGAGACCATCTACCACTTCTCAAGGATGTTCACAGGTTCAGGCGCCAACTACTATGCCACAGCATGGGATGGTGCAGAGATAATATACGACTTCCTGAACGGCTCCAGGAACTTCTATGAGGCCAACCAGAAGAACTTTGAGGTTATAAATAAGAGTACAGTTTACAATGGCACAACCATCTGGCGCAACGACCATGGATATGCGGCCTTTGTTGGGGACTGGAACGGCACCTTCCCGGGGGCCAGTAATACAACACCCTATGATGATGCCGCCGCAGAGGAATGGTACAGAACCAAGGTCAAACCCAACTTCACAGGAAGCAAACCTGTGGCAGACTTCACATACACCTACTGCGGTTCAACATCACTCAGGGCATTCACCTTCAGGTCAACTGCATATGACCCTGATAACGACACAATAACACTCAAATGGAACTTCGGTGACGGCTCAACAGCAGCATGTGAAGAGGTCACCCACACCTATGCAAGGGATGGCTACTACACAGTTTCACTGACCGCGACAGATAGCAACGGCTTAATCTCAGTTAAGAAGAAGACAATCACAGTTGGAAACCCAAAACCCGACCTTGTGGTCACAGGAACAAGAAAATCTGGAAGCACACTCTACATATACGTTAAGAACCAGGGGACAGCTGCAGCCAGAAACTTCTACACAAGGGTGTGGTATGGCAGCTATTCAACAAAGAACTATAAACAGGTGTACACAGGCACACTGAACCCGGGCGCGACGGTCACACTAAAGACCTACTACAGGTACTCACGGGGAACGGTTAAGGCCGACTACTACAACAAGGTCTCTGAGAAATCAGAAACAAACAACATCAGGAAATTCTGA
- the carB gene encoding carbamoyl-phosphate synthase large subunit, translating into MPRDESINKVLIIGSGPIQIGQAAEFDYSGSQACKSLREEGIETVLVNSNPATIQTDMEMADRVYVEPLTPEIVAKIIEKEKPDAVLPTMGGQTGLNVATGLAEIGALEGVRVIGSSIETIRNVEDRDLFDSFMKRLNEPVPAARAVNSVEEALEAVDEIGYPVIVRPAFTLGGTGGGVAHNRDELIEIATRGLEMSFINQVLIDQSVLGWKEFEYEVMRDRNDTCIIVCNMENIDPMGIHTGESVVVAPAQTLSDEDNQRLRDAAIKIIRALRIEGGCNIQFAVHPETGEYKVIEVNPRVSRSSALASKATGYPIAKIAAKIAVGMTLDEIENDITKETPASFEPSIDYIVTKIPRWPFDKFRGISREIGVQMKSTGEVMAIGRTLEESLNKAIRSLDIGADGFMEIPYTRKDLENPTDLRLFQIYTALKDGMGIDEIHELTGIDPFFLEKIWNIVNFESSLTRESLRDPRVLLKAKRMGFSDSRLASITGLSESEIRSLRLKNNIKPVYKMVDTCAAEFEAKTPYYYGCYDLEDEVEVSDRKKVLIIGSGPIRIGQGIEFDYCCVHAAMALTEDGYETIMVNNNPETVSTDYDISDKLYFEPLTLEDVLAVIDKEKPEGVVVQFGGQTSINLAVPLAEEGVRILGTPHESIDRVEDRERFTRVLDKLGIPQAPYGIAKSFEDAREVAERIGYPVLVRPSYVLGGRAMEIVYDERELEEYMKEAVRVSPEHPILVDKFLEDAIEVDVDALSDGTGVYIGGIMEHIEEAGVHSGDSACVIPPQSIPQEIIETIKDYTRKLALELDVVGLINIQYAVKPDSEPAVYILEANPRASRTVPFVSKATGVPLAKIAARLMMGAKLSDLGLTEEKEIDHVAVKESVFPFIKLPGADSVLGPEMKSTGEAMGIDENFGIAYYKSQLSASMDLLTEGKVFISVRDQDKDKIADIVKKASDLGFKIMATRGTARAISDIADIEVVRKVSQGSPNIRDSILNGEVGLIINTPSGKQSADDGYLIRRMAVELGIPYVTTLAGARAALNAIEAVRLGRITVKSLDEYHGM; encoded by the coding sequence ATGCCGCGGGATGAAAGCATCAACAAGGTACTTATCATAGGATCTGGCCCTATACAGATAGGGCAGGCTGCTGAATTTGATTATTCAGGTTCTCAGGCATGCAAATCACTGAGGGAGGAGGGGATTGAGACAGTACTCGTGAACTCAAACCCTGCCACCATCCAGACCGACATGGAAATGGCTGACAGGGTCTATGTGGAGCCCCTCACACCTGAGATAGTTGCAAAGATAATCGAAAAGGAGAAACCCGACGCGGTACTCCCAACCATGGGGGGGCAGACAGGCCTCAACGTTGCAACGGGTCTTGCAGAGATAGGTGCCCTCGAGGGTGTGAGGGTTATAGGGTCCTCCATTGAGACCATAAGAAACGTTGAGGACCGTGACCTCTTTGACAGTTTCATGAAGAGACTCAACGAGCCAGTACCCGCAGCAAGAGCGGTAAATTCAGTTGAAGAGGCCCTTGAAGCTGTTGATGAGATAGGGTATCCTGTTATAGTGAGGCCCGCGTTCACCCTTGGGGGTACAGGTGGGGGGGTGGCCCACAACCGCGATGAACTCATTGAGATAGCCACAAGGGGCCTTGAGATGAGTTTCATCAACCAGGTCCTCATAGACCAGTCTGTACTTGGCTGGAAGGAATTCGAGTATGAGGTCATGAGGGACCGCAACGACACCTGCATAATCGTCTGTAACATGGAGAACATCGACCCCATGGGCATACACACCGGGGAGAGCGTGGTGGTTGCACCGGCCCAGACCCTCAGTGACGAGGACAACCAGAGGCTGAGGGATGCGGCAATAAAGATCATAAGGGCCCTCAGGATTGAGGGGGGCTGCAACATACAGTTCGCTGTCCACCCGGAGACAGGTGAATACAAGGTCATAGAGGTGAACCCGAGGGTGAGCAGGAGCAGTGCACTGGCATCAAAGGCCACAGGTTACCCCATAGCCAAGATCGCCGCCAAGATTGCCGTGGGCATGACCCTCGATGAGATAGAGAATGACATAACAAAGGAGACACCGGCATCCTTTGAGCCATCCATTGACTACATCGTGACAAAGATTCCAAGGTGGCCCTTTGATAAGTTCAGGGGGATAAGCCGGGAAATAGGGGTTCAGATGAAATCCACAGGGGAGGTCATGGCCATAGGAAGAACCCTTGAGGAATCCCTTAACAAGGCCATAAGATCCCTTGATATAGGTGCCGATGGCTTCATGGAGATACCCTACACAAGGAAGGACCTTGAAAACCCCACTGACCTCAGACTGTTCCAGATCTACACAGCCCTTAAGGATGGTATGGGTATAGATGAGATACATGAGCTGACAGGTATAGACCCATTCTTCCTGGAGAAGATCTGGAACATAGTGAACTTTGAGTCATCCCTCACCAGAGAATCCCTGAGGGATCCCAGGGTCCTCCTTAAGGCCAAGAGGATGGGCTTTTCAGATTCAAGGCTGGCATCAATAACAGGGCTTTCAGAGTCAGAAATAAGGTCCCTAAGGCTCAAGAATAATATAAAACCTGTCTACAAGATGGTTGACACATGTGCAGCCGAATTTGAGGCGAAAACACCTTACTACTATGGCTGCTATGACCTTGAAGATGAGGTTGAGGTCTCAGACAGGAAGAAGGTCCTCATCATAGGTTCGGGTCCAATAAGGATAGGTCAGGGTATAGAATTCGATTACTGCTGTGTACATGCGGCAATGGCTCTCACTGAGGATGGTTATGAGACCATAATGGTTAACAACAACCCTGAAACCGTGAGTACAGATTACGACATATCTGATAAGCTCTACTTTGAACCCCTCACACTGGAGGACGTCCTTGCCGTGATAGATAAGGAGAAACCTGAGGGCGTCGTAGTACAGTTCGGTGGCCAGACATCCATAAACCTTGCCGTACCCCTGGCAGAGGAGGGTGTCAGGATACTGGGTACACCACATGAAAGCATAGACAGGGTTGAGGACCGTGAAAGGTTCACCCGTGTCCTTGATAAGCTGGGGATACCGCAGGCACCCTATGGGATCGCCAAGTCCTTTGAGGATGCAAGGGAAGTGGCTGAACGCATAGGGTACCCTGTACTTGTACGGCCATCATATGTCCTCGGTGGAAGGGCAATGGAGATAGTCTACGATGAGAGGGAGCTTGAGGAGTACATGAAGGAGGCTGTGAGGGTATCCCCCGAGCATCCTATCCTGGTGGATAAGTTCCTTGAGGATGCAATAGAGGTTGATGTGGACGCACTCTCCGATGGAACTGGCGTATACATCGGCGGGATAATGGAGCACATAGAGGAGGCAGGGGTTCACTCAGGGGACTCGGCGTGTGTGATACCACCGCAGAGCATCCCACAGGAAATAATTGAAACCATAAAGGATTACACAAGGAAACTGGCCCTTGAACTTGATGTTGTGGGCTTAATAAACATTCAGTACGCTGTGAAACCCGACTCTGAGCCGGCAGTTTACATACTCGAGGCTAACCCCAGGGCCAGCCGTACCGTTCCATTCGTCAGCAAGGCCACCGGTGTTCCACTTGCCAAGATTGCTGCCAGGCTGATGATGGGGGCAAAGCTCAGTGACCTTGGACTAACAGAGGAGAAGGAGATAGACCATGTGGCAGTGAAGGAGTCAGTGTTTCCATTCATAAAACTGCCAGGGGCAGACTCGGTGCTTGGCCCTGAGATGAAATCCACCGGCGAGGCAATGGGCATCGATGAGAATTTCGGTATAGCCTACTACAAGTCCCAGCTATCTGCCAGCATGGACCTCCTCACAGAGGGCAAGGTATTCATAAGCGTCAGGGACCAGGATAAGGACAAGATAGCCGACATCGTTAAAAAGGCCAGTGACCTGGGCTTCAAGATCATGGCAACCCGCGGGACAGCAAGGGCGATCAGTGACATAGCCGATATAGAGGTTGTGAGGAAGGTGAGCCAGGGGTCACCAAACATAAGGGACTCCATACTCAATGGTGAAGTTGGTCTCATAATCAACACACCATCAGGAAAGCAGTCAGCCGACGATGGCTATCTAATAAGGAGAATGGCGGTTGAACTTGGAATACCCTATGTTACGACACTTGCTGGGGCAAGGGCGGCCCTTAATGCCATTGAGGCTGTTCGACTTGGGAGGATAACTGTGAAGTCCCTTGACGAATACCATGGGATGTGA